From the genome of Pseudomonas bubulae:
CGGGTTTCACCGGTCATGGCCCGCAACTTGCGCGCCCCCTGCTCACGCTCGCGAATCAGCACGATCAGGTTCTCCAGCAACTCACTGGCATTACCACCGTAGCGATGGTTGACCTTAAGCCCCAGGGCAAACATGCGAAATTCATCACGTTCATAAAGCTCGGCAAAGTCGTTCACTGCCTCGGGCAGGCTCACCCCCATCTGCACGTTGCGCGATACCCGGCTGATACTGCTTTTGAGCGGGTCGCTGGATGCCTCGATCGCGGTCAACACCGCATCGGCTAAGGTGCGTCCGGCCTTGAGGCTGCGCACGCAGTGATCGAGCAGCAATGGCAGTTGCTCAACCATGCGCCGAACCCGGCGGTGGTAACGCCAGCTGACAAAGAGTTTGAGCAGCACCGGCGGCAACACCAACAACGCGAGCAAGAACACCCAGCCACCGATCAGGCCCGCCACAATCACCGCAGCGGCCCATAGCGACAGCCACAAACCCAGACGCTCTGAAGGGCGCCCCAGGCCTGCCTGCAAAAAAGCCCGGTCCAGCCAGGCCACGCCCTGGGCTTTCTCCAGCAACTGCGGCTGGCCTTCACCCAGACGCTCCAGCACACGGCCCGTGGTCGGGTCGGTCAGGGCGCGATACACCAGATTCAGCGATAGCGCGAACATCAGGAAACTGATGGTAAAAAGCAGTAAGGCCGGGTTCATATGCAGTGTCTCAGCCGTGGGCGTTCAGGACGGGGTCACGACGCAACTTGTCGCTTGCCGGGTTCAAGGCCTCGCGCATAAAACCAAAGCCGGTGCGCTTGTCGAGACGGAACAGGGTGTTGGTCACATACACATCGTCACGCACCCCCACCACCTCCAGCA
Proteins encoded in this window:
- a CDS encoding type II secretion system F family protein, whose protein sequence is MNPALLLFTISFLMFALSLNLVYRALTDPTTGRVLERLGEGQPQLLEKAQGVAWLDRAFLQAGLGRPSERLGLWLSLWAAAVIVAGLIGGWVFLLALLVLPPVLLKLFVSWRYHRRVRRMVEQLPLLLDHCVRSLKAGRTLADAVLTAIEASSDPLKSSISRVSRNVQMGVSLPEAVNDFAELYERDEFRMFALGLKVNHRYGGNASELLENLIVLIREREQGARKLRAMTGETRMTALVLGSLPVFVVGFFMVTNPSYMLKMWQDGGGQQMLLTAMAMQIIGSVALWRMVRSV